ttttttttgtatagaaTTGTCCAAGTTGTGGTATATGAATTTAAGCCGCGGCAGTGTGTTACGCGGCCTTTTGTCGTTTTGTGGGTCTACAGTGTGATGTAATCTTTTTTGCCAGGCTCGAATGGAGAATGGGTTTCGTTTCCGTGTTCAATCAATGCGATctattattttcagttttgtttcCACTTTATTTGTTTTTCGTGTTCAATCAATGCGATctattattttcagttttgtttcCACTTTATTTGTTCGGTGGACAGAATTTAGATTAGAAATTTGGTTATTGAAAGATGAAAATTTTTCCTTAAAGCtgcaaatatttttaaatgcatACGGCTACTTAAGaaggaacaggatcctctccggtCCATTATGGaccggagaatatccagttcatggttaAGATTTCATCTCAGAAATTCTATAgctacaaataaaacatatatttcattaataaaatattattttaaattaaaaaaaattaagaaaaaaaaaaaaaaaaagatgaagggggtggctggccacctaGGCCACCATTTGGGATGGGGGGTGGCTGATGGCCGACGAGGGTGGCGAACCCTATGGCCTATGGGGATGAAAGTTTGGCCACCTCGTCTTGCAAAAGGAGGTGGTAGAACTACCCCAAAGAGCCTGGGGGTGACTTCGACCACCCGGATGATAAAATACCCCAGCAGCCCTTGAGGTGGTCCCGTACCACCCCCAAAGAgaccaaccttttttttttttttttttttttaacttggccTTGGGGTGTGAGCATTACAAGGGCCATGAGAGATGAAGCCACCCCCCCAAAGGTGGCCAGAAGAGCCGCTAGAATTTGTTGGGGATTAGAATTGCACCAGCACTGCAGATGAGTGTGGAACCACCCCATGTAGATACATGGAGATTGGTTAAAATTGCCCCTATTTCATTGAGTTGGCTTGGGCCACTTACCCAAAATGGAAATTGGTAGAGCCCcttattcatctttttttttcttaattttttttattaatttttttttaatttaaaataatttttttttttttattttttattaatgggatatgtgttttatttgtgGCCATAGAATTTTTCAGATGAAATTCTAGCcatgaactagatattctccaatctataataaactaaaaaggatCCTGTTCCACTTAAGAAACACGAAGTGTGTTCTCAGCAGAGAATAAATGAATAGAACGAACTCACTCTATTAAACTAAAATGGTTAAAAATGGATTGTAAGAAATAAAAACCATATAATTAAATGGGGTGGAGGAAAAGTAGAATTGCCAAGACCCAGCGACTACAAaggcccaaaaaagaaaaaaagaaaaggaaactgAACATAAGACCCATTAAATTGATGAAGTGGGGCCTGGGTTGAGAttgggtgtatatatataaaaacgaAGAAGCGGCAGTTTATAAAATTTGTATTAGGGTTTGGTGGAGGCGTCGCAGCGAGCGGAAGAAAGGGCGAGAGAATGAAGACTATACAATCTTCGGAGACGATGGACATCCCGGAAGGGGTGAAGATAAAGGTGAACGCCAAGGTGATAGAGGTGGAGGGCCCCCGTGGCAAGCTGACCCGGAACTTCAAGCACTTGAGCTTGGATTTCCAGCTGCTCACTGACGAGAACGGCCAGAGGAAGCTCAAGGTGGAAGCCTGGTTCGGGTCGAGGAAGACCTCCGCTGCTATTCGGACCGCCCTGAGCCACGTCGAGAACCTCATCACCGGCGTCACCAAGGGCTACCGCTACAAGATGCGCTTCGTCTACGCCCACTTCCCCATCAACGCCTCCATCACCAACTCCAACCGCTCCATCGAGATCCGTAACTTCCTCGGCGAGAAGAGGGTACCTTtcgctttctctttctctttcttttcttttttttttattagtccTGTAGCCTGTAGGATAGCATCAAATCAGAGTTCTTTCTAATCGCTCTGATTTATTTGCTTTTGGTTTAAGTTGGATGCTTTTATTCATTCAGTTATACAAATGAGTAGCTTTAATTTCAAGAACCCACATTGAAGATCTTCAGAATCTTATGTTGTTTCTCTAAaagattatatttttcttagatTTGAAATATATGTTAAGTCTTTGATCATTGAAGATTTTGCATTTGGTAAAACTTCGTATAAGTCGtatatttctcaattttgttGTGGTGTTGGTTTTGAGCGTTGTCCATCACTTTCTCGCCGGGATGTACTGTTTGCTTGGTATAGTGAAACTGGAGTTAACAGAagttttgttgaatttttgaCTTGTCGTGCTtctattcttatatatatagattcttGTGCTGATCTCAGGTGAGGAAAGTGGATATGCTTGACGGTGTGTCAATTCTTCGATCTGAGAAGGTCAAGGATGAACTCGTTTTGGACGGCAATGATGTCGAACTTGTTTCACGCTCGGCTGCCCTCATAAACCAGGTATTCTCTCTTCCTTCTGTGTGTTGTGTGAGAGAGCAAACAGACTTCTTGGATGCAAGTTATCATATTACTGTCATTTGTACAAACCACCTTGATTATGCGGCTTCCCTGTTCTAATACacctgttttttttcttttttttggttgtttaacAGAAATGCCATGTCAAGAATAAAGATATCAGGAAATTCCTTGACGGTATCTATGTCAGTGAGAAAGGCACAGTAGCTGATGAAAAtgagaattgattttctttACTTACTATACCTAAGCGGCGGATACAGTCCTAAAACTGTTTTATGTCTTGTTGAGATCTCtacaagttttgtttttttttttttttttaatcccagAATTGGAGGGGCTTTCTTTTCTCTGTTAATTTGTGGATGGGGAAATATTGAGTATCTATTTTAGTGCCATATTAACGACTTAGGCCTTCTATGCCTTAGACACAGGACCAACCATCCCAAATGATTCTCATTGCACAGTCCATCACTCAATTTGAGACCTACTTTTTAAGGTTATACATTCTCCCCTATAGTTGTAACAATTTGAAAAGGACCAGTTatctaaaattacttataaagttttaattttaccAAGTTTGGAATGTGTAACTTGAAATGGAGGTGtttccatttt
This genomic interval from Corylus avellana chromosome ca3, CavTom2PMs-1.0 contains the following:
- the LOC132173288 gene encoding large ribosomal subunit protein uL6, encoding MKTIQSSETMDIPEGVKIKVNAKVIEVEGPRGKLTRNFKHLSLDFQLLTDENGQRKLKVEAWFGSRKTSAAIRTALSHVENLITGVTKGYRYKMRFVYAHFPINASITNSNRSIEIRNFLGEKRVRKVDMLDGVSILRSEKVKDELVLDGNDVELVSRSAALINQKCHVKNKDIRKFLDGIYVSEKGTVADENEN